Within the Melitaea cinxia chromosome 27, ilMelCinx1.1, whole genome shotgun sequence genome, the region ATCAATCACTTAAAACTTGTTGTCATCTTATTTTAAGACCTGTTTGTTGGCTTATCCTTACCCACGACTGCGACACCGTATATCTAAATACTTaacagtttttatataaataacgacAGATGGCGCTGTATACAGgatatgttgtttttttaaggAACAAATTACTTCGGTGGAAACAAGCCGGGTATGCTTGATTATATGATCTGGCCGTGGGTCGAGAGGCTGTATCTTTTGCGATGTATTAATGAGAGGAAGTTCGACGAGAAGAGATCGAAGTTTCCCAATTTTGTAAGTATACCTATAATACAGCCTTATTATCAACGGCTTCACCCTAAATACTCCTAATTACCACACTCTCGAAGGCCTCACTAAGATTTGATCTCGCATCTAGGTATTTATGTTTCTGTACTATGACTTTATATGAACTTATATAGTATGTGGCAAACATCGGTAAGGCTAAGACgaatctttgtttatttttactatctAACCCAAAGAACTTCGAGtcgaaattttttttgtgactgtataaatttttcttaattttatttttgtgcaaaactagctgtgccccgcggtttcacaccagttaatttaaaaaaaatagccaatagccttccttgataaatgggctatctaatactgaaagaatttttcaaatcagaccagtagttcctgagataaacgaattaaaacaaacaagcaaaaaaaaaccttcagtTTTATAATTCCAATTCCAtgcagtttttttaaattttgcgcatttttttttttattatttactaaaacctAACATTTGCTGCTGTGAGTGAATAtcgccaccccctctcttcccgtgggtgtcgtaagaggcgactaagggataacacagttccactaccacctcggaacttaaaaagacgaccggtggcgggataatcatccaactgtggctttgaaatacacaggccgaagatgggcagcagcgtcttcggtgaccaacccgcctgccaagcgttgtgactatgggcaacacacatgagttcacgccatttttggctcgaacgtgtggaggtctatgtccagtagtggactatgACATGTGTGTCTAACATTTCGAGATTCGTTTTTGAACACATAGACAAATTATTTAGTTGCACATCGTATTAACGTTTATATTGACGCACCGATTTTATGTGTTctagtactaatttttttatgtaaatttcagGCGGACTGGGGTGATCAAATGCAGTTAGATGAAGTTGTGAAGAAGCATGCAACATCACCTTCAGAGTATTTTGAATACTACCAGAACGCTAGAACGCACTCAATGGGCTACTATCTATAATAAGGATGATCGTTTACCGGTTGTATAGCGCCATATCGTGCTATATTGCGCTATATTCAATatcatttatgaaatataattcaGACTACCAAcattaaaagataattatatatttttttgactagTTAATGtacacaaattaataaaaaatatcttgaaataaaaaatcgcgttaaaaaaatatcatcaccATTTTTATCTTTAggggttgtatttttttttttttttttaatttaatagggACCAAATCGATAGTACTTTCCCAAACAATAGATTTTGACTATTAGCTAACAAACATAGGATAAATAGAAGCAAATTTAGTACCTCATCtcttttgaagtcgattaaatttttagaaattaaaataagaaaatttaatagaaaCCTTAGAAGCTTATTACATTTGTAGATTAaatttatcagaaaaaaaaaaaaccaaaacctTTGACAAAGTTGCTagacaatttatatgatattgttTTAAACTTAAGGAGTAAAAGACGGAATTCATAGTTACTGATAAAGCTTTCTTACGTATAACGGTATCtaacagataaaattttatagtattatattttatgtcacCATCTAATAACATATTGTAAATCTTGTTTATAAACCTATAAGTAACTTAATTACTAGATACTAGACTAGAGACTAGAGAACTGGTCAaacagaagtaaaaaaaaattctgaattATATTTCgcatatatatgttatatatttaatcatataAAGAAGTATTTTAAGATGTAAATAATCACATCATAACATCGCTGCCTTTTTTTTGCATTTACTGCATCAAAAATACTGAGTAATctcaagtatataaatataacgttaaaattaagtttcattatttactagtaaatattcttattattaacaCCATTATctttatgtataatacatatttttataaccgtttatattgtattaaatataatatcaagaaattatataaaaatgtgtttaaggTCTTAACTACTGAGGACTGTTTCAGCGGTTGTGTTGTTTGACAGAATccaaccgattttttttttaatattacttttttgtttgcCATCGAAttcatttaatatacatatgattatatgagataattttatttgcatttacATTCATTGCACAACAGTTCCTATTGGCCTtttctacctcccgctgtcaaagtatattcgtaacttatgtataTGGTGTATGAACTTTATTTACAATCGGTGCAACGcgactttattatataaaataagtgttgacaaacaaaagtaaacgtttattatttttatatttttcttatgtcgtagtatttaattttaattacacgaTGGTCATTAAAATCTTTTGTCTGTCAAACTAGCTGTCAATTGACCTAAAAATGGTAgactgaaataaaaagtaacgtttttttttttgaaaatataatttataaagtaatttttagttatttttcttttttcgtcGTTAAAAATCGTTAATATGAGATATTTTTggactatttttataatttgcgataacttacaaaataatagcTTACACTCACGGCCTTCGTGTACGTGAAACCAGGAGAAACAATGTTTTTATGTCTTGtgcttaacatttaaaaaaaaaaaacaattcgaaCCAATAGTTTCCGAGATTATTGCGTTTAACCAACACAAACtctagctttataatattaagtgtgcattggtatattattttttatttaattaataacatttaataaaaaatattaaatgtaggtagtttctttttttaatatacctagaTACTTTTTGGCAAACAAATTAGGTACagtcaaaaagtttttaatgtgttttgtCAAATAATACTCGCCAATAATTTGAATATAGGCTTTTTTTTAACGCAACAAGAATATCTAATACTTGGAAAGTGCCTTCGTTAcgttaagtaataaaaaagcgAAAGCGCTAAATGCTAcatgttaatttttgtaaaaaattgtaCAGCGCTTTTTtgctgaaattattatttttttttttgcttcattTTGATGACTTAAATGTTTTTTCATCTACAGTTAATTCTTAAGTCACGATGCACTTTTACAATAGTTTTATAACGGACGATAAGTGACATTATAcaagttttttctttaattttttttactacctaCTTATCAATTTCGTTTGCATACAAAAAACTGAtttaaagatgtttttttttttttgtttttttgattaaaatactaCTATATCTGATGtacgaaaaaactttttaatcaatttcttaagatatttcttttataaataggtttttttttcttataacacacctatattttttaaaggaaaaataGTACTcatctttattgttttttataatgtttgtgGAACTCGTCATCTTCGCAGAGCGttattttagtttcattttttagatattattttaacataatacgTTATCTGTAAGTTAATATCGATCTATCTCCTATCCGCCActactatatcgtgtcctgtgcccaaaagttatctggaagaaatcgctcttcagcgataagatcgcctttgtacatcttttttttagttactactgtttgtttatattttggcgTATAACAaaggatatattattattaatttgatttattatcaatatatttttcagGTTTAaacttcacattttttttccatgttATTTTAAGGTACTTAAGtttcgtaattttaaatttataatgtaattttattttaaaagtataacaagaataaaagaaatgaaatatattgttttatttatttatacttttcactctgaaataaaaagtaacaacaatcaaaatttaaaacaggGCTTGTATCTTTGATATCTTGTGACACAAGGTACACATtagaatttttactttaaagttCATCGGAAATTAACGTTCTGGCGTACAGGATCGTAATATTTTAAACGTCATGGTACGTTGTGCCATTAAGTATGATAATCTTACATTATGACGTACTATCACGTACTGTGGAATTGTCCGCGAAAGTGTGGGCACTTTGTGTATATTATACGTATACGTAGATTGGGatctatacatttaataaaatggtaggaaagtcaaaactgtacattgaatattttttttaaagaatactgggtatctacaatcgataccaaagccaaaaatatagtttttaaaatttttgtctgtttgtctgcatgtatgtccgggataaactcaaaaagtaccgcatggatttacttcaaatttggcacgaatattattaagaagtcgggtcaacatataggctacatattatcacgctatcgcctacggggaacgagcagtgaaccttcatttcttcaacgcattctgtaacaacgtgtaatctaacgacgcatatttgaatgttgttgttattatgttaataaccatgccatataagctagcttcacactataaaaatcacgcaatataagtaactaagccgataaacataattaaatgaatttaagtagacaagacaattttaaagcagcgccatctatgagatttttctgtagatatgaaatgtaaagaagaaacgggtaaatgaatgttattttaaaaggtataatcgtaggtatttttgttgctgtatagcgttcacgcagacgacgtcgcagGCAGCAGCTAGTAGTGAATAAACCAATTAAATATCGCCATCTAtcgtcgatagatggcgttattagaaaacgtcgtcttctatcggaaccctattgagtTCTGATATGATTCCAATAGATAacgtaacatattttttttatatcggggccttatatgaaaatcgaatcttaagaagtaaattccaatcaactccaaaaaaaaattaatcatcatcGAAATCGggccacccagttaaaagttctgagaaaacatacataagaaaattattccttccttttttggaagtcattTAAAAATGAGAACTACACAGCATAAcgatgtttataaaaatagaccTGAACAAAAAAATAGATTGTCTGCAAAGTccgtttacggacgatagtttaactaataactatattaattgaattgaattgttatcattgtattatttcaaactGCTAGCTCTGGCGTCACGCGAGAAGAAAGATAAATGTGTAACAAGCCAACGTTTGGGCATCGCActaatatttattctactctATGGGGCATCGGCCCAAACGTTTGCTTTCTATCGCTTGTGCCTCTCTGTCACTTGTTCGGCGATCTCGCTTGAACGCTCaggctcaggcggaacgtgacactttttcacTCATGCAGGAATTCTTGTTCGTAGCTTGTAGTCTCGGTACACATGTCGCTAAGGCTAAAATcatttttactaaataacaAGTTCAGTccttattaatttatgttataggTCGATATTAGAAcagatattataatttaaactttcgGTACCCAGTGATTCCTGTCACGAGACGACTATCCATAGTGAGTCCCCACGCCCCACGAGACTATCACAGACCACAATAATAAGAGACTATACATTATAGATACAACGGTATTGAGCATTTCCCTTGTGAACGCAAATTTTGGGTTTCATGTACCCTCAATCGCAGCTtggaaaagaatttttttttttctgaggtCAACCCATTTTTGCATAATATTGTCATATAGTACTTTTTATAATGGCcgtgtaattataaattaaaaatatctctgTTAGCAGTAAATTAACCTGTGTGTACTGTGTACGCTAGGTTAGTTAGGTAGGTTCTTCTGTCAAATAGTGAATGTACATCAGCTGACGGCTCTAATGTTTACATGCTTACAAAGTCATTGAAAGGGTACCTTCGCACGATGTAGGCGCCAGGCGGGAGACGTCTTAGCTTCTTAAGTGAAACTTAATAGTTATAGAAAATTATAGTGCTTAATATTTACTTCAAAACATTTTCCCACGTCAAGATGACGGAGTCAACGAACGTCACGATAAAAGCCGAGCAACCTAATGAAGCCGAGATCAGGGAGCTGGCCGCAAAAATGGTGGAAGCCAACAAAGCGAAAGCGCTGGTAGCTTCGGTAGCCGCCGCGCGATCCCAACCCGAGGTACTCCTGGGTGCTCCGGCTGCAGCCGCTGGCCTGAGTGCTGTCGGTGGACAGAATATGGTTATACTGAAGTTTCTCACTATAAAACCTGGAACCCAGCAACAGACACCGGCGGAACCGAGACCGACATTCGACGACAAGAAAACACCAGCGCCCGACGACGCTAGTTGGAAGGGTCACTTCGGTTGGGACACGCTCTGTGAATGTCACGTTCCTTACATATATCGATCCGGAGAAAAGTACGTGGCGGTCCGGATGGTGCCGATCAAACTTCTCAACAAGTACCTGAACTACCAGCACgctaatttatattcttttaccTGTATACAAAGCTACTACATTACAGAAATCGAAGCTCGGTTACTGAATGATATTAACAACAGGTATTGTGATGGACAGTTCGGGTGTGACCCATTTACACAGAAGGATTTAATAGTGAGACTAATGGATGCTTATGAATTCTACAATTTCTTAGATGTTTGTTATAACAAGTTGTTAAGTGGTAAGACAAACAATAACAAGTGTGGTTTCATAATGATAAATAAGGAGTATGCGGTGCCCTACACAGTTAGGAATGGCAAAAAGTTTTTACCATTATTTTACTTTGAAGGTGAAATGGACAGTTTAAAGTTGAAGGCTGAACAGTTAAATGGTTGGGATATCTCTTACTTAAAGTTCTGTTGTAAGGTTCAAGGGATAAGGAATGAATTGTTTACCAGTGAGACTTGTTTAGTGATTAGTTTAACAgacattaaaagttattttccaCTGGGAACGGAATTTGAAGAATATTGGCCTAACAAAGTTGTCGACTCTCAGCTCTTTAACTCTACTATGGGtaagaacatttttatttatttatcttaccAAAGCTACACATAACACTAAATAATCAGAAAAaggagtaaaaataaaacacaattatgattagaaatctatatttaaatattatatttttataaatatttcatattttatataatattgcacaaaaaaacacatgagttcacgttatttttggcgtaaactcgtggaggcctatgtccagcagtggactgtataggctgtaatgattgatatataatatgctgtgtggttatggcagtaagaatatagccaccctctcctCCCATttgtgtcataagaggcgactaagagataaaacagttccactaccaccttggaactaaaaaactaaccgatagcgggataaccatctaactgctggctttgaaatacacaggccgaagacgggcagtagcgtctttggTGTAACAAAGacaaccctgcggtcactaacccgcctgcccagcgtggtgactatgggtaacagacatgatttcacgccatttttggcgcgaatttgtggaggcctatgtccagaagtggactgcgatagtcaTAGCCTGTATTCTTCTAGAAACAAATTAGTAATGCaaagataaaaaagaaactCCAACTCCAAATCTCAGGgcttagtaatattaaattatagttacatataattaattaagaaaaaaaaatgtaattttaccaAAAGTGCTTTTCaagtttatttgaataaagtgatTTTTGATTATGTACAGCAGGTAAATATCCTTAAAGGTTTTACACGAATaaggtttataaataaatgactatTGAGTCATAGTCTGATATTTGATAGTCTGTATTCTTCTAGAAACAAATTAGTAATGTAAAGATGATTTTTACTTATCTAAAAAGAGACTCCAAAATTCAGACCTtagttatattacattatagttATCTTTAATATCCATTTATTGTCCATCCATCAGACtttaaagtccactgctggacatcggcCCTCTCTGATGTGCAACACGCCGTCTTGTCCTGCTCAATCTGAATCAAGCGGCTTCTCTATAAACTTActaaattatatgtttaaaaaatgtagtCTTATTACTTGCATATACCTAATATATGTAcctaattactttaaattttaggtATTACTGTATTGGTTTAGATATGTGAAAGATCAATTAATAATGATGGTCATACATTTGTATTTCCACTcagaacaaatatttatatttgtactcaTTCTTGTTTTTAGTGTTTATTGTTTCTCTCTCATGCTCTGGATGGCATGTCATCTGTCATCAGATGGCAGTCAATCCttgtaattatcaaaaatacctGATAATCACTTAATTCTGCAAATCTATAACTGTGCCTGCTGCAACAAATGGAACTTCAATATTTCAAGCTTGCGTTGAGAGTTGCAGGTTGTCTGCTCATGTTAAACATGacataacaaacaataattttgacATAATACTGCTTACCGAAACCTGGCTGAATGGTGATGTGTTTGATGCTGAAATTTTCGATGgcagatatttaatttatcgtcGTGACCGCGAAACTAGTGTTAAATCATCGCATAAAAAATCAGGTGGCGGTGTCCTTATAGCGGTTTCCAATAAATACGTGTCAAGTCGTCATCTGGATTGGGAAAGCGATTGCGAGGATCTATGGGTCTCGATACAGATGGGGGTCGGCAGATGTAGACAAACTTTATATGTGTGCACTGTCTATCTGCCACCTCCCGTAAATATGTCACTTCTCGAGACATTTGTTAACAAAGTAAACAGTACCATACCTTTCTCTCGAAATGATAACAGTTCAGTCTTAATAGTTGGTGACTTTAATTTACCTAATTTAATCTGGTCGGATTCTGTCAATTGTATTAGTAGCAATAATAGCGCTCTACATAacatgtttattgattttttggaCTTCAATTCATTGTTTCAATTTAATAGcgtaaagaatattaaaaataaatttcttgacttggtactttataataaaaatgataacagCATCAAGGTCGAAGAATGCACGTCACCCATTCGTAAAATTGAGTCTTTGCACCCTGCTTTGAATATTGAGGTAAGTATCAAAACCTCTCATAAGTCGTCCACCTCTCGTAACTTATCAAagaacaaatacaattttttcaaagcggattatgataaaataatagtgTCCCTTGATAATATAAACTGGTTATATGAATTTCGAGACTCTTTTGGCAATGTTAATGATATGCTTAAACTTTTTCTTCAAATACTTTCAAAAATTATCGAGCTTCATGTCCCAAAAAAACACAAATCAAAATCGTTGTATCCGGCCTGGTTCTCTTACAAACTAATTTCTGCCttgaaaaggaaaaacaaaTACCGAATTAAAGTGAAAAAATACAACAATCCTCtcgatttaattgaatttaaatatcttaaaaaagaCTGTGatagattaataaaacaatGCTATAACAATTATATAGAATCTGTCGAGGACGCCATTTCTAAAAaccctaaatatttttggactcacataaaaaatacacgcAATAGAAATAGTTCATATCCAAACACTATGATATTGGGAGATTTGATAGCCGAAAATAAGAGGGACATTTCAAACTTGTTTGCTGCTCAGTTTTCTTCTGTATAcgaagataataatattatcagtCATGAAAAACATGAACCTTTAACATACATAGGGAATATCTATCTATCGCAGGAAGAtgttgaaaagaaattaaaaagacTTGACACTAGTAAAGGTTCTGGACCCGACGATATTCCTCCAGTTTTTCTTGTTCGTTGTGCCGCAGTATTGTCTTTTCCTCTATATGTCATCTACAACGTATCCCTAAAAACAGGCATCTTTCCTGAAAAATTGAAGGAAGCCAGGACTGTTCCTATTCACAAGGGCGGTAGAGTGGATTTGGCAGACAATTATCGCCCAATCTCTATTTTGTCGGCTATGTCAAAGGTCTTCGAATCCCTAGTTTACCAACAACTTTTTACCTATGTCAAGCCGTATCTCAGTATATATCAGCATGGTTTTATATCCGGAAGATCTAccaatacaaatttaataacatatgtCAATGAAATAATCCTGAACTTAGATAAAAGTGCGCAGATAGACGCAATATACACAGACTTTTCGAAGGCCTTTGACAAAGTCAACCACAATATGTTATTGGATAGACTTAGATCCTTGGGCATAACGGATAATCTATTGGAATGATGTAGCTCATACCTTCGAATGAGACCGTCACGCGTTGTTATTGATGGATTTCAATCTGAACCATTCTGTGCGCACTCGGGCGTACCACAAGGGTCTATTCTAGATCCCctgtttttcaatatatttatagatagtttatgctctaaatttaaatattctaaaatttttcTCTATGTCAATGATCTGAAGTTAATTCGCACAATAAGTTCTCAATCTGATGTGTCACTACTTCAAAAAGATATTGATTCTCTCGTTGACTGGTGTAAAGCTAACagcatgaaattaaatataaataaatgcctcCACATGAAATTCACAAGGAAGAAGCACGCTATAGAGAgcgaatacaaaatatttaatgttgcAATTAAAAGGGTTGACACTGTTCGTGATCTCGGCgtaattttagattaaaaaatgcaatttacAAAACACGTAAACCATGTCGTTAAAGCAGCTTTAAAATCTCTCGGTTTTGTAATCAGAAGGGGAAAGAAATTTCGTAAGACCTCAACAGTTATCACTCTTTACAACAGTTACGTCCGAAGTAAACTTGAATACTGTTCAATTGTTTGGTCACCACATTACAAAGTACACGTTGATAGGGTTGAAagggttcaaaaaaaatttacgaaATTCCTTTCTTTCCGTTTTGGCAATACCTCCGACAGGAATGATTACTCGAATAGGTTGAGAGAGTATCGAATGCTACCGTTGGCCGGTCGGAGACAATTCATGGACATGACTTTTCTTCACAAAATTTTGAACAACGCAATCGATTGTCCCCAGCTTCTTGCtttgattttctttaatattccTGTTAGAATGCCTAGAAAacatatatcattattttttattcccaAAACTAAGACCCAGTTGGGAAAGCATTCTCCAGTAAACAGAATAACACGTACTTATAACCTTTTGTCTCGAACCCATAAGGATTTGGATATCTTGCATATCGGTCTCAGCAATTTTAAACGTATTATTGTAGaaacattattttgaataaattctgactaatatttttactttgaaataGATTTAT harbors:
- the LOC123667109 gene encoding uncharacterized protein LOC123667109; translated protein: MDSLKLKAEQLNGWDISYLKFCCKVQGIRNELFTSETCLVISLTDIKSYFPLGTEFEEYWPNKVVDSQLFNSTMGLVSGGCQWIKAPPAPPLREESGLFPDTTIQMAMDQQPTPFVRSTANTTTMK
- the LOC123666954 gene encoding uncharacterized protein LOC123666954; the encoded protein is MTESTNVTIKAEQPNEAEIRELAAKMVEANKAKALVASVAAARSQPEVLLGAPAAAAGLSAVGGQNMVILKFLTIKPGTQQQTPAEPRPTFDDKKTPAPDDASWKGHFGWDTLCECHVPYIYRSGEKYVAVRMVPIKLLNKYLNYQHANLYSFTCIQSYYITEIEARLLNDINNRYCDGQFGCDPFTQKDLIVRLMDAYEFYNFLDVCYNKLLSGKTNNNKCGFIMINKE